The Helianthus annuus cultivar XRQ/B chromosome 11, HanXRQr2.0-SUNRISE, whole genome shotgun sequence region cgaacagttcgttaaccgttcggcgggaagttcgtttatgttcgttcgtttaataaacgaacggacatgaaaaagaaatttcgttcgattagttaaatgaacgaacatgaacagaggtctcgttcgttcgattgtgttcgtgaacgtttggtaaGGTGTTCATGAACGTGTTCGTGaatatgttcatgaacattcgttgatttgcgttcgtttatgttcgtatgtttgtgttttaattgaagatctttgtacttttttatattttatttgtactttttatattattaaacttttatttgttttattaccctaacaattaaacaaggaaacccactttcaccttgtttatgcatcatttccctttcatttctcattatttacatatgcgaatacgatcgacctccgttccacaatacgggattcaagttcgagtgctactctctggtccatctatctttatccttcgtcgcgttcgccaaatttatttgtgtttgtttgtgttcgtgaaccgttcgcgaacacgctcgtttccttaatgaacgaacacgaacataaaatcttgttcggtaagtgttcatgaaccgttcgtgaacacatttatttccttaacgaacggacacgaacaaggtcttgttcgtgttcattcggttcgtttacatCCCTAGTTATTAAGCAACATTTACAAGGGAGTGCAAGCCAATATATTAGAGATTCGGTTTTATTTTTAAGACGTCGTAGGGTTAAAATTGGGATTTTGTAGTGGGATTAAATGCTGCCTCTTCATTTCTTTCTTTATGGCGACGGTGGTGGTTACAATGGATCTGGATGAAGCGACGTTCGTTCAAGCAAGTGGTGGCGATTTCATGACCAGGAAAGTGAAGAGACAGAGAGACATAAGGAGAAATCGAAAGAGGGAGGAGGATGAAGATCATGAATTAAGAGAGGGGGCCTATCGGTGATGGAGACGACCGTGAAACTGCCGTCTTCAGGCGGCGGCGATGATGGTTTGATGAACACCTGTTACAGGTTCTACTTATTTTGATATCCGTTGATTTTTAGGTTTTCGTCATATCACTGAACCCCTTTCAGATTAATTCATGCACCAGCCCTAATTAGTTGTTTAataatttaatttatttcatCTTCTTTCTCCATCTGATCTGTTTCATTGCAAATTGATGCACCCCTATAGTTTAATTTGCTTGTATATTATTGCAATCTGATAATCTTTCTGATGCCCACCAAGTGTTTGTTTGATTGGTTGTGATTATGGCAACAAGGTGGACCTTTATTGAGCTTGGAGTCATGGATTCAGATCACACAGGTCCCTAATCTTGTCTTCTCTTTAATAATCTGTTAACTGTATCTTCAATTATTGTTGCTTTCAATTTGCAGGAATTGCTGTTGTGTTAATGGGAGTTGGTGGCGCCGGAAAATCGTGAGTTTCATCATGATTTTGGTGTAATTTATTtgaaattttttataaaaactcttAATTTTCATGGGTTATGTAGAACTATAGGCGAACTGCTTGCAAAAGCTCTAAATTGTAGCTTTGTTGATGCTGATGACTTCCATCCGCAATCAAACAAAGGTAATAGTTTTCAAAATGGGCTCTTGTTGCACAtattgtgtgatgatcttggtcATTTGTGAAGATAGAAATATGTGTATCAATCTATAGAGAAGATGAAGAAGGGGATTCCTTTGTCGGATGAAGACCGGACCCCATGGCTTGAAGTGCTTCGGGATGTTGTGAATGCGAATTTGGTCAGTGGCAAGACTGTAATTCTTGGGTGTTTTGCCCTCCAAAAGCAGTACAGGGAGATTCTTAGGTCATTGCTGACAATCGTTTAAAAAAAAGATTCATTGCTGACAGGTAATGAATAAATACCCTAAAACAAGTCATGTAGGATTTGGTCTTGTTCTTGGTGATGATGGAAAGAGATTTAGAACTTGTATTACGGAAGTAGCTAAGTTGGTTAATTGCTTGATAAAGCTAAAACTCGTTGTAAAGCGGCTCTTGTGGAGCGAGGTATAACCATATTTTGGCTTATTATTAAAACTAATTGAAAAATAACATGGGTTAACAATTTAATTATCTTCTAATTCTATTAGGTAAAGTGGCTGAGTGGACTCCTGTGGAGCTTGAACAAACTACTAAAGCTTTTGAATATGGTGCTGTTAAGTAAGATTCACATGCTTTATGATAAATAGTTATGGTTATAGACATTGTCATGCTATCAGTACCAATAAAGTGAGTagtgttttttttaaatgatgGACCTGCTTTAATATAGTTTTCATTTCTTAACTGAGGTGTCTAAACTTATTTTCCCCTCTTTGTTACCCCTTGCTACCACATTTTTGGTCAAATATAGTATTGAAACTTGACAAAGATCCGTGGTTTATTATCACCACTTTTTGTTTGCTTAAGTCAATTTCATGTCATTTTGGAAGAAGTCAAAAACTACTACAGTACCACAAAAAGTCAACACTACACATGTTTATGCAGTTACACCTCTTTGTGTAAATAAAGCGGAATCATTTTTGGAATGGGTGGCAAATTGCCGGATTGTGTGTCAAACGGGTGTACTGCATTTTGGGTCATTGTTTGATACGggtccaaacaaaacaaaacggAACGGATCGAGTTGGTCGAACTTGTCAAcactttttaatcatttcaactGTTTGTCAAAAAGTATATCGGCTCAACTTAACCTGGCTGTGTTCCCTGCACcaaaattacttttttttttaacttgaaTATGCTTTGACATGCTAATTTGGCCATCTAGGTGCCCAACCCTCCTATAAGCATAGCTCAAGTATGCATTGCTCACACATCTCATGTAGACTATTAATATTACACGTGGCTAAATCGCTCGGCTGGGTGAGTCGGGTAACGGACTAACAGGTAAACAATTCTTCAATTCTTTTCAAAATAGTTCAGGTGGTATCGAGGTGCCCACATACACTTTCGTTTGTTCATCTCATATGAGCTTTATAAATAGTTTGGGTGCTAACTATGATTCAAAAAACTATATTATAACCACAATTATCCTTCTTCTATTAAATTGATTTATGAGCTTGTTATATGGTCTGTTTGCTTCTAAATGGATCTTTAAGTTTAACCCATTTGCTCGTTTGACACATAGCTAAGAAAAAATATAATATCTTGAAGAAAGATGATATTCGCCAATGCCAAGAGGACGAAATTAACAAAGGCTCTTATAGTTGTTAAGATGTAACCACTCCACTTTCTCGAGTATGATTATAGCACACACCATCTTTAGGAAATTGTTACGATAGATCGCTCTTGTAACTATAAAATTCACTTATTTTTGTTGATGTATTAGATTCGTAATATGTgcttattttataatattttttgttAGATGCGAACCCATCTTTGTTCAAGTTATTTGAGTCTGGTACTGTTCTTTTTTGAGCTGAACTTCAACTTGTTTGATTTAGGTAAACCTTTTTTGTTTATCCATATGTCGTCTACAAGTTGCTTATATTGTTAGTTTTTTATGTCAACTTTTTTGTTTATACTCAATTGCTCTGTCTTAGCTAGCAAACtggtataaaaaaataaattacgTTAAATCCGTCAAGCAACGTGCGCAAAAAAACATAAGTATCCGTGgcaacgcgcgggcattcccactagtACTAAGGAAATGATTTGAGTCTCTACTTCCTCGTTAGCCTCATACTGCTAAACCCATTTATTTTTATCGGATGAGGGAAACAATTACTTGTTATCGCCAATCTTCACCCTTTTATAAATATTCAAACCTCCCagcaaaaaaaaattgtttatgaTCTGTTACTCCGCTACAGCCGTTGTAGTATACCGTCGCATTCACCACAACTAGCCGTCGTTCAGTCTGCACCACTACCACGCGCCGCTGGACACAACCGTAGCACCCTCATCTGCCGCCATGAACTATAGTTTGTCACTTCCGCATTGACTTGTTTCCAATTAACCGCAAGCAACAACTTTGCCATATATTTCTGCTACCGTGCCATCCTTCGAATAACTCGACTTTCGATTCAGGTTAGCAACTGATCCATAATATTTGTGTGAGTTCTTGCTTTTTTTGGATGTCTCCGACGATCTGATATTTTACGAAGATGATGAGACGATAAAACCTACTTGAATATAAAATGAACATTATATATGTACTcaaaattattttataaaacttgtAGTGTTATTCACTCTATTAAAACGATTTACTGGTTATGGTTAGAGATCTAAGGCTTTTATCAGTTCAAATATAAATCGGGTTATTTTCTTGGTTATAATATATACCTGATCTAATACAATCGGTAAGCTTTAAATTGAGTTTTAGTATAAGTGATGAGTATATAACTTTGTTTA contains the following coding sequences:
- the LOC110891026 gene encoding shikimate kinase-like isoform X2 codes for the protein METTVKLPSSGGGDDGLMNTCYRWTFIELGVMDSDHTGIAVVLMGVGGAGKSTIGELLAKALNCSFVDADDFHPQSNKEICVSIYREDEEGDSFVG
- the LOC110891026 gene encoding gluconokinase-like isoform X1, with protein sequence METTVKLPSSGGGDDGLMNTCYRWTFIELGVMDSDHTGIAVVLMGVGGAGKSTIGELLAKALNCSFVDADDFHPQSNKEKMKKGIPLSDEDRTPWLEVLRDVVNANLVSGKTVILGCFALQKQYREILRSLLTIV
- the LOC110891026 gene encoding gluconokinase-like isoform X3 produces the protein METTVKLPSSGGGDDGLMNTCYRWTFIELGVMDSDHTGIAVVLMGVGGAGKSTIGELLAKALNCSFVDADDFHPQSNKDRNMCINL